The Nostoc cf. commune SO-36 genomic sequence TACCTCCAAAATTAGAGTTTCTAAGTCAGGAACATCGAGATTAGCTCTGATGTCGCTCAAAGGTCGTCCAGTATCGGCGGGAATTAAATTGAAAAGTCGCTGCGCCATTGGCGTAAAACGTCGAATGCATAAGTCCAAAGTCAATATCAAAATGGGAATATTGATACTGGCAAGCAAATTCGTGAGATCGTTGTTAACTAGGTGTAATTCCTGGTTTCGAGAGCGAAATTCTTCATTGGTTGTGTTGAGTTCTTCGTTGGTTGCCTGAATCTCTTCTTTGGCAGTTTCTAACTCCTCATTGGTGCTTTGCAACTCTTCATTACTGGAGAGGATTTCTTCATTGGCAACTTTCAGGTCTTGATTGATATCCTCCTGCTCTTGGATCACCGCTTGTAGATATTCTTGAGTCGCAGCCCGCTCTTGGATGGCGGTTGCAAGTTCCTGCCTGAGCCGAACAATCTCTCGCTCTAAGTCTGGCTGCTCTAAACTTTCAAGATTTACTGTGTTGATATTATTAACCGTGGGTGGCACTTGTTCAAATAAAACCAGAAAGTAGAGTTCTTTGTCAGTCCCAGGCTTGAATGGAATCACTTCAAGATTGATGATTTTTGAAAGATCACCATCTTCAATTCGTAACCCTTCTCTTCTAACTAGAATTTTTTGTCGTTGTGCCTGATAAATTGTCGCCCGTAGCTCGATGAGCAAGCCTTGGCGTACCATTTTGAATAAGTTAAGACTCGGTTTCCCAGGTGCAAGTTTGAGGTAGAGATCGATTTCTCCCCGAAATTGCAGCACCTCCATCTTGTCATTAATCACCACACCCACTGGAGCATAGCGATTCAAGATTAGTTGGTCAGTTTTTCTCTCTAAGTCCACCTCATCCGATGGATTCTCATTAGTTAGCTTTGATTCGTCCACTTTTGCGACAGGATAATTGCTGGTAATGAACGAAAAACTTGGACGAATTACAGTTAGGTTTTTGCTATAGATTTTATACTTTTTGTCAATTAGAGTAAACAAGTCCGAATATTTACCTGTGCTTTCTGAAGTCCCTAGCAGCAAAAAGCCAGTCGGGTTAAGACTGTAATGAAAGATGGGCAATATCCGTTTTTGCAACGTTTCGTTCAAGTAAATCAGTACATTCCGGCAGCTAATTAAATCTAAGTCAGAAAAAGGGGGATCGCTACCCAAGTCTTGCCTAGCAAACACACATAGTTCGCGCACAGCTTTGTTAATTTGATATCCACCGCCCTCAAGGGCATTAAAAAATCGGCGGCGGCTCTCTGGTGAGACTTCCACCATTTGATTCTCTGCATAAATACCCGATCTCGCTTTGTCAATCGCTATTTCACTGATGTCTGTGGCAAAAATTTGGATCGGCGGCGAGGTTACTTTATCTGACAAAAACTCCAGCAAGGAGATAGCGATGGAATACACTTCTTCGCCCGTCGAACACCCAGCTACCCAAATCCGAATCGGCAACTTTGCTGATTTGTTTTGGATGATGGTAGGAAAGACTCGCTCTTTCAAGAGTTCAAATGCTTCGGAATCGCGGAAAAAATGGGTTACATGGATCAGAATTTCTTCATAGAGCGCCTTGACTTCACCCGGATTATTTTGCAAATACTCGGCATAATCCTGCAAGCGTTCTAGTTTATACAACAGCATTCGGCGCTGGATTCGGCGCTCGATGGTGTTGGGCTTGTAGTGGCTGAAGTCAACGCCAGTTTGCGATCGCAACAACATAAATATAGTCGTCAGGGCATCTCCCTGTTCGGGCAAGTTCTCAATTGCGATCGGTGGCAATGAGTCAGCAATAAAAGGATTGTGACTGAGGTTTACCAGTTCCTCGGCAATTTTTTGCGGCGGCAGCACAAAATCGACATTCCCGGTAGCAACAGCAGTATTGGGCATACTATCGAATTTTGCTGTGTCTTCACACTGAGCAAAAGTCACGCCTCCCTCTGCCTTGATTGCCTTCAGCCCCAGTGAACCGTCTCCATCCGCTCCCGATAAAACCACTGCGATCGCTTTGTGCCCTTGTTCTGCTGCCAATGAAGTGAAGAAAGCATCAGCAGGCATATATTTACCCTGAATTTTCTCTCGCGGCGTGAGTCGCAATACTCCACCAGACAACATCATCTTAGTATTAGGCGGAATAACATAGACCTGGTTCGGTTCTACAATCACGCCGTCTTTCACTTCATTGACGGGCATTTTAGTTACTCTTCCCAGAATCTCGCTCAATAGACTCTTGTGGTTAGGGTCTAAGTGTTGAATCAGCACAAATGCCATCCCTGTATCGGTAAGCAAATGTTTGAGCAACTGCGTAAATGCTTCTAATCCACCCGCAGAGGCGGCAATGCCAACGATGGGAAATAAAGCATTTGCAATGTTTTGTTGCTCTACGTCTAACACTTCATTAGCGGTATCAGATACAGGTTGTTCAGAGGGTTGCTCGGATGTCATAGGATAAAGTTTAGCACTGCAATGGTTTAGCAACTAAGAGGATGTTTAAGAAGTATCAAATATTTTTTGATCCCCTCTAACCCTCTTTAAAAAAGCTACGGTGTACACACAAGTCTCTTGATCTGCACCTTTGATGCATCGCCCTGCACCTTTGATGCATCAACTTGCACCTTTGATGCATCAACTTGCACCTTTGTTGCATCAACTTGCACCTTTGATGCATCGATTTGCACCTTTGTTGCATCGACTCGCACCTTTGTTGTATCGATTCGCACCTTTGTTGTATCAATTTGCACCTTTGTTGCATCGATCTACAAAAATTAACCCACCCTACGTTTCGTAGCAACTTTAAAAGACTTGTGTGTACACCGTAGCCTTAAAAAAGGGGAGAATAAGAGTCTTAAAACAATTCGCAATTCGCAATTACGTTAGCAAGTCTTGCCTACGGCACGCCAAGTTCGGTTAAGCCCAAAAAATAAAAATGTGTAGGTTGGGGAGCCACTGCGTTCATTGGTGTCAACTTAACGTGAAACGCTTGTCAAAACTTGATATTGAGTTCTTTGGCTTCCCATCACTCACCTCGTTACCCCACCCTAACCCTCCCCTTATAAAGGGGAGGGAACAAGATTTCTTTTTTCCCCCCTTTATAAGGGGGGATTAAGGGGGGTAAAACGTTTGTGGGATAAGCGTTTGAACTTAAGTTGACACCAATGCACTGCGTTGGGCGGCTATGCCGACTTGTAGCACGTGGCGTTTGAGGAACGAAACCC encodes the following:
- a CDS encoding chemotaxis protein CheB codes for the protein MTSEQPSEQPVSDTANEVLDVEQQNIANALFPIVGIAASAGGLEAFTQLLKHLLTDTGMAFVLIQHLDPNHKSLLSEILGRVTKMPVNEVKDGVIVEPNQVYVIPPNTKMMLSGGVLRLTPREKIQGKYMPADAFFTSLAAEQGHKAIAVVLSGADGDGSLGLKAIKAEGGVTFAQCEDTAKFDSMPNTAVATGNVDFVLPPQKIAEELVNLSHNPFIADSLPPIAIENLPEQGDALTTIFMLLRSQTGVDFSHYKPNTIERRIQRRMLLYKLERLQDYAEYLQNNPGEVKALYEEILIHVTHFFRDSEAFELLKERVFPTIIQNKSAKLPIRIWVAGCSTGEEVYSIAISLLEFLSDKVTSPPIQIFATDISEIAIDKARSGIYAENQMVEVSPESRRRFFNALEGGGYQINKAVRELCVFARQDLGSDPPFSDLDLISCRNVLIYLNETLQKRILPIFHYSLNPTGFLLLGTSESTGKYSDLFTLIDKKYKIYSKNLTVIRPSFSFITSNYPVAKVDESKLTNENPSDEVDLERKTDQLILNRYAPVGVVINDKMEVLQFRGEIDLYLKLAPGKPSLNLFKMVRQGLLIELRATIYQAQRQKILVRREGLRIEDGDLSKIINLEVIPFKPGTDKELYFLVLFEQVPPTVNNINTVNLESLEQPDLEREIVRLRQELATAIQERAATQEYLQAVIQEQEDINQDLKVANEEILSSNEELQSTNEELETAKEEIQATNEELNTTNEEFRSRNQELHLVNNDLTNLLASINIPILILTLDLCIRRFTPMAQRLFNLIPADTGRPLSDIRANLDVPDLETLILEVLDTLSIKELEVQTLGGHWYNLRIRPYRTTENKIDGVVLVLIDIDGLKRSAVTLEEARNYAEAIVETVQVPLIVLDSDFRVNKANHSFYETFQVSPLETAESLIFELGNGQWNLPGLRSLLEDILANNTSIENWEVEHSFERIGKKIMLLNGWKIIQQGDVQRILLAIEDISDRKQFELERSDLLAQEQSARQQAEIANRAKDEFLSNLSHELRNPLNTILGWAQLFRTRNLDSLAIARAWEVVERSANLQAQLIDDMLDLSRITSGKLHLNTRLIDLVSVVNAAIESIEFSAEAKSIEIVSDLNSAMVVGDFDRLQQVLWNLLSNAIKFTPDGGRVGIILEAVYSHAELRVCDTGVGIRAELLPYIFDRFRQGDSSSSKTTQGLGLGLSIVRHIVELHGGTAEAQSAGEGLGTTILIRLPLRLMPPEITPPTDLEPSLLSQTLDTFNGQNPPLTLEGLCILAVDDQADSRDLIRWMLEDFGAEVVVVTSAREAMAALTESPSKYDLLLADIGMPEEDGFSLISQVRALADEAGGQIPAAAITAYATEQERQKAIDAGFQMHLAKPLELNELVLMIANLTGRVTDNS